The Candidatus Binatus sp. genome includes the window GGCTGCTTTCCCCTCGTGTAAGTGGAGGTAGTGAGATTGGCGATCGAACCGTCACTTGGAGCTTTTCTTCTTTGGAACTTTCGCTCCCGCGCGACGCGCTTCGGAAAGTCCAATCGCGATCGCCTGCTTGCGGCTCGTGACTTTCTTTCCGGAGCGGCCGGAAGTGAGCTGGCCGGCTTTCTTGCGATGCATCGCGCGCTTGACGCTCTGCGATGCTTTCTCTCCGTACTTGCGTGTCGAACTTTTTTTGGTCGGCATCGTCGATCCCGCGGCTTGGCTTGGTGAGAGCGTCGTTGGCTCTTGGGAAGTGCATCTAGCAAAACGATTGCCAACGCCACTCGCGTCCGAAATTTTGATCGGACTAGCGGCGATTCGTGACGAGGCCCGCGCCGATCAGAATCACGCCGAGGACGATCGCGCCTTCGCTGAGCAGTGGCGGTATGACGTGGTCTTCCTGCTTGTTGGCCTGCAGCTTGAGGTCGCCGAGTTTCGCGACTTCCTCGGTGTGCTGCGTGGTAAATACCGGCATCGCCAATCCGAGCAGACCGAGCAGCGCCAGCACGACTCCGGTCATAACTATTCCTTTCATGATTTCCTCCGCGGTTCGTTTCGACCGCTTGCGGGCCCTATCAGGAAGGCGTGGCAGCATCATGTGTGCCAACAGTCCAGCTCGCTGTGGCCGATCGTGAAAAAGATGCGTAAGTCCGCTGGATTCTACCGAGTGGTTTGCGCCCATATTTCGTTTTGTGCGTGACGCTCCACGGGATTAGGCTAGGCACTGCGAATTAATTACGCGTGGTACATCACTTGCGACGTTTTAGCGAAAAGGCGTTACTCAACTTACGGAGGCAATTCAAATGGCCATTGACAATCTGGGACCCGCCGCCAACGAGGCCATGGACCGAGGCCGTCGCGTGATGGACAAGACGATGGAAAAAGGCCGCGAGATGATGGACGAGGGTTACGAAACGGTCCAGCAGGTGGCAGAGAAGGGCCGCGATGCTCTGCAGGGCGGCGTCGAAGCCGTGCAAAAGTTCGCGAGCGAGACCACCATGGATGACGTGCGCGAGTTCGTGCGCAACGAGCCGTGGGCCGCAGTGGCGATCGCGTTCGGCGTCGGCTATCTCGTCGCGCAGATCTTCAAGCGAGTCGCGTAAAACAGGAGGCCAGTCCAATGGCACATTCGGCCGCTGTCCACAGAATGGCTGAACGCAGTTCGGCCGAACGCAAACCTCGCACAGAACTCGAACAGATGATCAAGGACGAGCCGTTGAAGGCGGTCGCGATCGCCGCGGGACTCGGCTTCTTCACGGGTGGCGGACTCCGATCGCGCACCGCCCGTGCAGTGCTGGTGCTGGTCGGCCGGATCGCAGCGCGCACGATGGTATCGAACTACATAATGGGAGCAGTCTTCAATGCCGGCGGGCGAGGAAATTTCGAGAATCGAAAGTGAGATCGATGACGCCCGCCGCGATCTCCACGAGACCATGGCGCAGGTGCATCAGAAGGTCGAAATCGTCGAATCGGAGCTACGACCTGGTCACAAGATGATCCAGGCATACCCGCTCGCGGCTTTGGGCGTCGGCGCCGTGCTGGGATTTCTGATCGGCAACAAGACCCACCGTCCGACGCTGGGGCCGGTGATCTTGGGCCTGATTTGCGGCTATGGCGCGGTCAAAGCCTACTCGATGGCGAGCGAGAAAGCAGATGGAAAACCATAGCTCGGCGCGCAAGGAACTGGTCGAAAGCCCGGCGGATTGGGGTACGCTTGCAGCCCGCGCCGTAGATGACGTGTCGCGGGTCATCCAGGGCGAGATGCGACTGCTCGAGGCTCGGCTGCGAGGCGCAATCGAGGGGCAGGTGGAGAACTTGTTCCTGACGCTGGCCGCAGTGGCCGTCGCGACGATCGGCGCGTTCTGCCTGCTAGCTGCGCTGATCGGATTCCTGCATCAATGGATGCCATACTGGCAGGCGATGGGCATCGTTGGGGTCGCGTTTGTGATTGTCGGGATAATCATGCGGCTGATCGGAAAACGCGCAGCCAAGGTGCGGACTGCCGCCTAAGACGCGAAACCCTGAAAGCTCAAAACGGATCGCAACGCGGGATGGAGGCTTTCACGGCTTTCATCCCGCGTTTTCTTTAGGAATGGAAGATCGCTAAAACTGGTAATTGTTACAAATCGTGAATTTTTTACAGACCGGACAAGTAGCGAGTTCATGTAGAAATCGAGGGACTTTTCCGGCATTATGCTTGCTCAGCATCGTAGGAACGTTCCGTACTCTACTCCTTAACTTTCCTCCTAGCAGTGAAGGCCAATCAGGTGACAAGCGTGGCAAATGAAACCAGGATTCTCGTGGCGGAAGACGATGTATCGACGCACGAGGAATGGAGCGAGTCCCTGTCGGCGTGGGGTTTCCGGGTCGAGACGGCGGAGGATGGGGAGCGGGCAACTGAGTTAATCAAGACGTTTCAGCCGCACATTCTCCTGACCGACCTGCGGATGCCGCGCAAGGACGGCTTGCAACTCCTGCGCGACATCCGCGAGATGGGCATCGATTTGCCCACCGTGATCATTTCGGGGCAGGGCGATATCCCGGATGCGGTCGAAGCGATCAAGCTGGGCGCCATCGATTATCTGCGAAAGCCCGTAGATCCGCCGCATCTGCGCCAGATGCTGAAGAACCTCGCGGACATCGTGCAGATGCGTGAGGAGAATCTGACGCTGCGGCGCCGCTTGGCAGACGTGGGAGAACTCGGGCCGTTGTTCGGGCGCTCGCTCGTGATGCGCCGCGTGATCACGGCAATCGAGCGGCTGGCGCAATCGTCGGCGTCGGTCGTGATCACCGGCGAAAGCGGCACCGGCAAGGAACTCGTCGCGCGCACGATCCATGAGACTTCGCCGCGGCGCAGCGCGCCATACGTCCCGGTCAATTGCGCAGCCATCCCCGAAACGTTGATGGAAAGCGAGCTGTTCGGCCACGAGCGCGGCTCCTTCACGGGCGCCGATCGCAGGAAGGAAGGATGC containing:
- a CDS encoding DUF6496 domain-containing protein gives rise to the protein MPTKKSSTRKYGEKASQSVKRAMHRKKAGQLTSGRSGKKVTSRKQAIAIGLSEARRAGAKVPKKKSSK
- a CDS encoding phage holin family protein encodes the protein MENHSSARKELVESPADWGTLAARAVDDVSRVIQGEMRLLEARLRGAIEGQVENLFLTLAAVAVATIGAFCLLAALIGFLHQWMPYWQAMGIVGVAFVIVGIIMRLIGKRAAKVRTAA
- a CDS encoding sigma-54 dependent transcriptional regulator — translated: MANETRILVAEDDVSTHEEWSESLSAWGFRVETAEDGERATELIKTFQPHILLTDLRMPRKDGLQLLRDIREMGIDLPTVIISGQGDIPDAVEAIKLGAIDYLRKPVDPPHLRQMLKNLADIVQMREENLTLRRRLADVGELGPLFGRSLVMRRVITAIERLAQSSASVVITGESGTGKELVARTIHETSPRRSAPYVPVNCAAIPETLMESELFGHERGSFTGADRRKEGCFEAANGGTLLLDEITEMKVELQAKLLRVIEEQKLRRVGGTTEIPLDVRVLAASNRDIEQAVRDGKLRSDLYYRLNVFTITLPPLRERADDIPQLVQMFISHYAQQNHKDVVGIDSDVMEAFRGHPWPGNVRQLRNVIERALIVCEGRTIRKNDLPEDFRAANSPDGGFVKIRLGASLGEVEKEMIARTLEFTGGNKTRAADVLGVSAKTLYNKLERFSQQQSPQNT